The Lucilia cuprina isolate Lc7/37 chromosome 5, ASM2204524v1, whole genome shotgun sequence genome includes a window with the following:
- the LOC124420251 gene encoding uncharacterized protein LOC124420251 — protein MDKDQFAAFMQMQHNLVTQVMQMAAQGQNTVQGAANTSATTTALLPNFEPFDSSKESFRNYIQRFKNYTEMKAISTNNEYCAKLLLNSIGAKLFNMVSALAAPKALNEVQYGELLQLLETHLSPKKNVLVTQHQFLSKYQSEGQSIAEFVAALRAEIGDCEFVSACKCKASVADIFLRAQFIRGIYDNNMREQLLQSGSSQFEDVVAKAIAIEAAKADSKEMTMRSSTTTTINQVFKRKNHKYNNKAGQSSKAQQPQGKIDYKKLGIDGLCLRCGRSNHFAKDCHTDKDKLKCTGCNRKGHIVKVCIATLSKSSNGRTPQKKYSTNQIHQDEDYGVYKVIDVYQNNNNSTNAERYYTDIDIEGKMVKFEVDSGSGFTFLPRGQFNKLQLDTPVVPTNIAFRSYTQTTFIPDGKIKVKARYNNSTIFDDIYIVPDGCSALVGRSWIRRLNINLNDLDNNSKTTNTADINQVSVIDEIIHEFSEVFQEKIGCTRQYKVSLQLREGVKPIYNKERQIPYSLTERVEKELDVLEQAGIISKTTNSDWGRPW, from the coding sequence ATGGATAAAGATCAATTTGCTGCTTTCATGCAGATGCAACACAACTTAGTTACACAGGTAATGCAAATGGCGGCACAGGGGCAGAACACGGTGCAAGGTGCTGCCAACACAAGTGCCACTACTACTGCTTTATTACCAAATTTTGAACCGTTTGACTCTTCCAAAGAGTCATTCAGGAATTACATCCAAAGGTTCAAAAATTATACGGAAATGAAAGCAATTTCTACAAACAACGAGTACTGTGCCAAACTGTTGTTAAATTCAATAGGAGCAAAGCTTTTTAATATGGTAAGCGCTTTAGCAGCACCAAAGGCACTAAATGAGGTTCAGTACGGAGAGTTACTGCAACTGTTGGAGACACATCTCTCTCCAAAAAAGAATGTGCTGGTGACACAACACCAATTTTTGTCGAAATACCAATCGGAAGGACAGTCCATTGCCGAATTCGTGGCAGCATTGCGAGCCGAAATCGGGGATTGCGAATTTGTGTCGGCATGTAAATGCAAAGCATCAGTAGCGGACATATTTTTACGGGCCCAATTTATACGGGGAATTTATGATAACAACATGCGGGAACAACTTCTACAATCAGGATCGAGCCAATTTGAGGATGTTGTGGCAAAGGCGATTGCTATTGAGGCGGCTAAAGCTGATTCAAAAGAAATGACGATGAGATCgagtacaacaacaactataaatcAAGTTTTCAAacgtaaaaatcataaatacaacaataaagcTGGGCAATCGTCGAAAGCACAACAACCACAAGGTAAAATTGATTACAAAAAATTGGGCATAGATGGCTTATGTTTGCGGTGTGGTAGAAGTAATCATTTCGCTAAAGACTGCCACACAGATAAGGACAAATTAAAGTGTACCGGGTGCAACAGAAAAGGTCACATCGTTAAGGTCTGTATTGCTACGTTGAGTAAGTCATCAAATGGGAGAACCCCACAAAAGAAGTATTCAACAAACCAAATACATCAGGATGAAGATTATGGCGTTTATAAGGTAATCGACGTTtaccaaaacaacaacaattctacaAATGCTGAACGATACTATACAGACATCGATATAGAAGGTAAAATGGTAAAGTTCGAAGTGGACTCTGGGTCaggttttacatttttgcccaggGGTCAATTTAACAAGCTACAATTGGACACACCAGTGGTTCCCACCAATATTGCGTTTCGTTCGTATACTCAAACAACATTTATACCTGACgggaaaataaaagtaaaagcaAGATACAACAACTCAACTATATTCGATGATATTTACATTGTTCCAGATGGCTGTTCAGCATTAGTGGGTCGCTCGTGGATCAGAcggttaaacataaatttaaatgaccTGGACAACAatagtaaaacaacaaatacagcTGATATTAATCAGGTAAGCGTTATCGATGAAATTATACATGAATTTTCTGAGGTATTCCAAGAAAAAATTGGTTGTACACGACAATACAAAGTTTCGTTACAATTACGTGAAGGTGTCAAACCAATTTATAACAAGGAAAGACAAATCCCATATTCCTTAACGGAACGAGTTGAAAAGGAACTAGATGTGTTGGAACAAGCTGGGATTATATCCAAAACAACGAATAGCGATTGGGGTCGCCCCTGGTAG
- the LOC124420250 gene encoding uncharacterized protein LOC124420250: protein MRLRNNNKNDNDNDIDPEFTVDEDPTIPENNNEKVVLRDENNKRQYANIEDLVEIPNDSTNTSERNSQQPNQQESSSNQQESSSDQQTSSSNQQASSDQQASSSSNQRASSSNQQTSSSSNQQPFSLNVQPPSTIPRRVSARFNTFNNLLLLLIYSTTEGRTFGKIRRLQMALIPIVFKFGVLSAMVAFLVAIGMKTLFLVKVLVVMNLLALLGKFFTLKSHFGHVEHVAAPPPPTWNWTPYASSGWQSAAPVEHHSNKEIHLHIHGGQGQPQVSGYSYGSSAAAAPTHGWERRNDPYSAYETMALQGQQNELVPNELTSSPNDQQFGNFPSNHRML from the exons ATGAGACTacgtaacaacaacaaaaacgataATGACAATGATATCGATCCAGAATTTACAGTTGATGAGGAC CCTACTATTCCCgaaaacaataatgaaaaagtaGTTCTGCGAGATGAAAACAACAAGCGACAATATGCAAACATCGAAGATCTCGTGGAAATACCCAATGATTCAACAAACACGTCAGAGCGAAATTCACAACAACCGAATCAACAAGAATCATCATCAAATCAACAAGAATCATCATCAGATCAACAAACATCATCATCAAATCAACAAGCATCATCAGATCAAcaagcatcatcatcatcaaatcAACGAGCATCATCATCGAATCAacaaacatcatcatcatcaaatcAACAACCATTTTCATTGAATGTACAACCGCCATCTACGATACCGCGTAGAGTTTCGGCAAGG TTTAATACATTCAATAATCTTCTATTACTTCTTATCTATTCCACAACAGAAGGACGTACTTTTGGTAAAATTCGTCGTCTACAAATGGCTCTCATACCCattgttttcaaatttggtGTACTCTCTGCCATGGTGGCCTTCCTAGTAGCGATCGGCATGAAAACTCTTTTCTTAGTCAAGGTCTTAGTGGTTATGAACTTACTGGCACTCTTAGGTAAATTCTTCACACTTAAATCACACTTTGGTCATGTTGAACATGTTGCTGCTCCTCCTCCACCTACCTGGAATTGGACTCCTTATGCTAGCAGTGGTTGGCAATCAGCTGCTCCCGTAGAACATCATAGCAACAAGGAAATTCACTTACACATTCATGGTGGTCAAGGACAACCTCAAGTGAGCGGTTACTCATATGGCAGTAGTGCGGCAGCAGCTCCAACTCATGGTTGGGAAAGACGTAATGATCCTTATAGTGCCTATGAGACAATGGCATTGCAGGGTCAACAAAATGAATTGGTGCCCAATGAATTGACTAGTTCACCAAATGATCAACAGTTTGGAAATTTCCCCTCCAATCATCGAATGCTTTGA